From Canis lupus baileyi chromosome 16, mCanLup2.hap1, whole genome shotgun sequence:
ttgcctgCTGCAGGTGCTCCCACAGGTAGAGTTGTACAAGGTTTGTCCATTTGTGTCAGGCTTAATTCCCCAAGCAGGAGGTCTTCAAGGTTAATTCCTGCTGTAGCGTTTGTCAGAACGTCGTTCCTCTGGACGGTTGAGTGATCTGCCGAATGGATATCCCGTTTTATCTGTTCATTGATCGGCTTGTGTTGCTTTCATCTTGTGACTCTTATGAATAATGTTACTGTGAACTTTGGTGTACACGTATCTGTTTGAGTCCTTGTTTTTACTTCTTCGGGGTGTggacctaggagtggaattgcaggGTCATAGGGAAATCATTCTACATTTAACTTTgagggtttattattttttacctgtAAAGGTTAAAAACTTAGAACTCTCAAGTTGGGTCACAAGTAAATACAGAAAGGTAGTATAGTTAAAAAACCAGCAGGACTTTTTGTTACAGAGATCTAGGAGTGCACTGtactttgaaatcatttttatttagtgagagagacagggagagagagagtgtggggggaggaggggcagagggggagagagaatctcaaacggactccccactgaatgtggagcccaacacggggcttagTCAGTCTTACTACCaggagattgtgacctgagccaaaatcaagaatctgacactaaccaactgagccacctaggtgccctccGTTGTGCTTTCAAGACAGATCTGAAGGGCCTGCCGGGGTCTCCGTGGCTGTGACGTGTGACCTCTGGGGGAATTGTATGAGAGGGGTCCGTCGTCCTGCTGCAGGCACACATGCTCCACAGCGAGAATCCGCAGGTAGTGGCGACCTCTGCCTCCTGAGAGCTCGGAGGTGTGCATCTCCTCCGATGCTGCGCTGTGGCAGGGGGGCTGCACGGTCGTTAACGGTCCTGCTTCCTCTTTTTATCACTTCAGATGATGCCTTACACTTTGGGTGAACTTTAAAACATCGTGGTCTCCAAATCTTTGGGCCTTTGACACGGAAGGTTTGTGTTCTTGTGCGTAAAGCCGGAGGGGAGGGCTTGTCTCTGGGTGCCAGGCTTTGGGTCCTGAGCCTGGAACACAGCCCCTGATGTATGGTGTTGCTTCCTGCAGGGTATTGATTGGTGGAAAGCAGGGTTATCCTACTTTTGTTCTTTGTCAAAGCATTTAGGTATAAGAACGAGAGAGCCCTGGCGTCATAGTGAAGGGAATGCACGTGCCCCTCACGTTCATGTGGTTAACTCTGCGTTTTGGGTTAACCGCATGTGGTTGTCTGAAGGCACACCTCGGCACCCACTGCTGTGCGCCGTGGCCTTTGGTGCATAGCCCAGCTGGTGCGTCAGAGGGCAGGGGCCCTCCTGAAAAGTGGGAGGAAGGGGTCTCCCGAAGGCCCGTGGGGTGGGGCGTGCCGGTGCGGATGGCCTTTTCTCAGGTGGCAGTTGTAGGACCTGAGGCCTGGGGAAGCCCCGGGCAGGTGTGCAGGGCCGGACTTGGTGCCTCCTGTTTGTGGCACCACACATGCACGCGTgcccacacgcacacacacgcacacacgcaggGGCAGGGGCTCTTTTTCTCAGTTTGTTGCCTCAGCTTGTTCCTTCCCTCACCGAGTTCGTTGTGCCAGACTAAAACATCACACAGAGTTCATGTGCTTTTAAAGTCACCTATGAGTTTATTGGAAAATTGGCAATATATACATCATTTTAGAAAGTGGAAAACGAGgcagaatgagttgggaaattcACTGTAGCATCATGAAGAAGTAGAAACGTATAGCCACTCCCGCGATACGTTTTTCCCTGGTGGAAATAAATTATGTGTATAAATAGCCTCTTGATGTTCGTGTGTCCTCGTAACAAATCACGTAGTTTTTACCTCGGGCACTTTAATGACAGGACTGGGAATGTTTTCTCCTggcattttttccccccagtaaCTGTTACTTACTTGAAAACATGCAGCAGAATTGTTAGCAGAACAGTTAAAGCAGTTTGTATTAGTACTAAGGTATttataagaaaagtatttttaaagctttcctaTAAGATGGTGTACACCTAAAAGCTGTCTTTTAGTCTGTGTATTCCATgtgacattttacaaaaatgaaaggCAGTTTAACTCATCAGTCTTAAGTGTATgagtcatttaaatatttttacaaccAGAAAGTAGAAGCACCTTTGAATATTCATGCTTAATATTTACAGAAACTGAAGttgcagttttttctttcttttgttcgttttttatttttttgttttttttttttgtgtgtgtttttttgagaagaaaaaagaaactgcatcGTAAAAAATTGACCAGATACAGTGAAGGCGCCAGTGGAGATTTGCTGCTGTTGCCACCTGCTTTGGGAGGCGTGTCTGCATCCCACGGGGCCCGGGCACTAGGACACCCGTGTTCTTTTCCGGAGAGTGAACACTCTGGCTGTGTCGCTCGGCTTCATCTTCTTGGTCCCTTGCTGGGACTTCCCTGCATCCCTCGGACTTGTCCTCTTTTGCGCTCTGGGTCTGGGGTCACACTGAGCCTCCTGGTTCTCCGTGGCGCGGACTGTGGGTGCATCCTGCTGGCAGGTGGACTCTGGGGCCGTGGGCTCCCCGTCGCCCACCCGGACTGTCCCCGGGCTGTAGGCTGCCAGCTGGCAGAGGGCCACGGCCGCCGTCTGCTTCTGCTCGTCGCTGCTGTCCACTGCTGCGGGCTCCTGGGCCCTTGCGGGGGGTGTTGTTGGGGGCCGCGCGGTAGCGTCGGGGCTGTTGGGGTCTGTCTGCGCCTGCTCGGGCCCATCTTCGCCTCTGGGCGCATCGGGGTtcggggcggccgcggcggccgggTCTGCGCCTCGCAACGGGCGGTGGAATGGGGGTCTCGGGGGCAGGGCGTTGCAGGGGTCCTTCACCGACAGGTTCAGAGGCACGTCCTGCAGCTCTGCGAAGTCCTTGTACGCGGGGCTGTGCGTGGCTGGCGGAGCCTCTGGTTTCCTGGAGAGGTTCAGCGGGGCTGTCCGGGAGCTGTCCTCCGGGCCGGACGGTGTGGCCTCCGGGCCGGGGGAGGCACTTCCTGTCGCACCTGCACCCGCAGCGTCTCCGCTCGTGGCGTCCAggctggaggagagaggcagagagaggcttaATGGGAACCTTGCCCGGGAAAGCACCGCTCTAAGGCGCCGCGAGCCCGCACGCGCTTGGCTACTTGAGCACGACCCGGGACACGCTCCggagattttgaaaatgaaactttTCTTACCTCTTTGGAGACTCGTCTGTGTTCTCCAGAACCTGCGATTGTGGGCACTCTGTGCTCTTCTTGACAGGCCTGAAGGCCGTGAGGCCGTGTTCGGGCGGGTGGAGCCGTCCCGGGACGCCGGGGGCTGGCTTGTCCGAGAGGCCGCACGGCCCGGCACACGGCTGACTTGTCTGCGTGAAGTTGGTGGGACTCGGCCTTCCCGGGGAGCCCGTGGCCGCGCTTCCGGCTCGAGGGCTCATTTTGGTCCCCTCTGCGTCCCTCTGCTCATCTTTGGAGTGATCTTTAGCCTCGGGAGTTGGGCTCTCCTTCTCACACTCGGTGTGCTTTTTGTGGGTGCTGGAAGGACTTGACTTGGACGGACTCAGGGCCGGGTAGAGCAGGGCAGCTTCTTCCAGGAGGTGTGAGCTTTGATCTCTGGAAACACCTGCGACGGCCGGGAGTCTGAGACCGTAGGAGGAGAACGCAGACTCTGGTCTGTAAAACCCGTATGGAATGGGCAGGTTGGGATGGTACTGCTGGAAGAACCTGTAATGGTCGTAGGCCGAGGGGGGGTTCAGGTGCTTCGGGACCGGCCCCGGCGGAGGCAGCAGGTGCCTCTGGTCTTGGGCCCCGTAGACAGGCAGCAGGGGGGCATCGCACTCGGGTGAGTTCCCGGCGAGTAGGTAGGGCGAGTAGATGGTGGCCAGTCCGTGCTCAGTGTAGAAGTGCGGCGGGTACTCTGGGATCGCGGGGTGCACGTAAGGGGAAATGGCACTAAACCCCTTTGTAGAAGGGATTTTGTGTGGGAACTCGGGCGGGAGGAAAGGCGAGCCAGCCTTCCATGGGTAGCTGGGAGTGTGGAATGCAGACTTGGTGTGGAAGGCCGTGGCTTTTGCCGTGGGGTTGGGCAGCGCCAGCAGTTCGGGGGCCTCAGCGTGTTCTGGCCCCTTCAGCCTGTGCTCTCCTACTGGGACGAATGCCGAGGGCCGCACAATGCCTTCCAGGACAGGCTGGGTGCCCCGCGGGGCTTCTGGAGCTGGACTCGGGGGTGCAGCTTCCTCGTGGAGGGCAGGCTTCTGTCCTGGGCCCCTGTGGGGCCCACGTGCGTGCAGTTCTAGGTTTTCCTTCACGTCATCCTTGGTGAGGCTTTGCTGGAGCTTGGCATCAAAGTGTGGGAGCCCGTTGGCGACGGGTTTGGCGGAGGTGGGCTTTGCTGTCGAGTCTGCCTGATTGGTCTGCTTAGGGTCCAGAGAGTTGGATTTGGGGCACTTCGGGACTCGGTCCTGCTCTGACACTAAGGTGATGGAGTTTTTGCAGAGACCATACTTCATGTGGTTGAAAAGGTGTGACTTTTCATTGCAAGTGAAGGGACACTGGAAACACTTATACTTGAAGGGCTTTCCTGGAGGCCTTGGGATGTAATGTGGCTTTTTTGGTTTTCGCTCTTTGAGGAGACTCATGTTCTCTCCTGTGCTGTAGGCGCTGGTGTCCCCCTGGTCCGAGCACTGCCGGCTTCTGGCGAATGAAGGTCTCGCGGTTTTGTGGCTTCTCCTTTGTTTGCCTTCCAAGAGCTTCTATTTGCCGCCAGCTCCACGTGCCATGGGTCTGATGGGGGGCGTCCTGCTCATTGGGGCTGGGTGCTGCAACAGAGGAGCAGAGCCTTAGAGCCTTGACACTAGCTTAACAGTCAAGGAGGAACTAGCCCGGCTTCACAACAGGTCACCTGGAGTATAGGGGTCACCGCCCTTGTCGGTGCCCGGAGGTGGTGAGCACCGACTGCCCCCGACTTACAACCTGGCCGCCAGCCCCCACAACGTTCCTGTTTTCTCAAGTCTGACCTGGAAGAGTCTCGCCTTGGGGCCAAGAAGCATGTGGTGTGTCAGTGTCAGCTCTGAGGACACCTGTAGTCCTTTGAGTTTGGGGAACCTTTATCCTGTGACCTGAGGCCTTGGGTGCCAGGAGGTTGTGGCCTGAGGCCAGGTGACTGTTGAGACGCCCCGACCCCCGCTTGTGTCCCTGGAGTCTGTGGTTCCGACCTGACTGCGCTGACCGTGACTACCGGGGCCTGGCCTGTGTGGGACGCTCACATGGCTCCCTTAGAGCCGGGAAGGTCTGCGTGTGACATGTCGCCAGGGCTCCTTGACCATCCTGTCCTATTTAGTCATGCTGTGTTCTACACGTGGGCGCTTAGAAGAGAACGTTTAAATACGCAGTCCCACCCTACCGCTtccaaagtcaaaagaaaaagtcAGCTTTATCCGTGAGTAGCATTTATGCTGTCTCAGATACAAACGTTTAAGTGCTGTGTTTATGTTGACTCAGGTGGTTTTGAGATGCTATCAAGGTGAGTTTCTTAGCCCTGTGAGCGACCGAACCTTCTCCTTCACGGCCGTGTTTCTGCCGCCCACCTCGTGGTTCTCGCGCTCAGCCCATGCCCGCCTGGCCGGCACACACAGGTGGGTGTGGACAGCTGAGAGCTAGTCCGGCCCAGGGCCCCTGCCTGCCCTTCCTGGCCTTCCCTCCAAGTGGTGGTGCCTTTTGGACGGATGGTTGGACCGTGCTAGGCCACCATCCCAGCCTTTACCCCTTAGGAAGTGGGCCCCGGGTCGTCCTTGGCCAAGTGGCGGGCAGGGATGTGGGGGCCAGTGGGGCCCGTCacctcccccagggccctgggaccccGCAGAGGCTGCAGGTGTCTCTGGCCTTTGATCCCTTCCCGCAGGGCCCTCCTATCCCGGATACCTGCCCCCTCCCAGGCTTAACCGGAGATCTCAGCCTGGTTTCCTTCAAGGCTGCTCCACACACCCCTGGGGCACTCTCTGCCTCATAACCCGAAACCGAGAACAAAGACGTGAGGTCTGGGAGGATCTCTCAAGGCCCTGGCGGCGTGGCTGGGTGCCCCGGACCAGCCCATGGAGTGACTGTGTCGAGGAGCAAGCGTGTgggtggggaggctggagggCAGCGGGCGGAGTCGGGCCCGCGCCTTCACGGGGAGCACTTTCAGACAGCTTAAGAATAAAGTTAAGAGGAAATGATTTAACAAGACTGTTTTCAGTTGTAGTTTTGCTTTAAGGAATAGGCAAATGAGGTCAGTCCTGTGTCTCCTGAGCCTTTGTGGATAAAGCGTCACCTTCTAGACATCGGGGGTGCTAAAACTCTTAGCTGGAAAGCAGccttttaaaaatggtgaaaaacgTATGGGAAATTGAAGAGACttgtttttacaaaataaaacgtTTCTCTGAAATGCCTTCCTTGCGATCCCACACACTGCGATGAGGTCATCGGtggtgtgggggggggcaggggaagcaggTGGGGTGTGGGTGTTCACTGGGATGCCTTAGATTTCTGAGAGagctttctgattttattcttagCAAACTGGTTTCTCTACTCATTTATTCATATtccttaaaaacataaagaagcGCTCCCCCTACCCCCAGATGGACTGCCTCTGTTAACCGGCTTCATCATCGTCCCTTGCTTCTAGAGATGCCTGCTTATCGAGAAGTACTGGGAAGTACTTTCTGCCCATGTCTGTGGCCCTTCTGTTGAGTTTCTGCAGAGCAGTAGTGGTGAGGCATGTATTTTGGGTGAGAAACGAGACTTTTGGCTGCCCTGTgactggcagggggtgggggggttgtcctcagagcctgggggggggggtgcacatTGACTCACCTTGCCTGTTCCTGCCCTCCCGCTACACAGCTGCAGGAGCTGCAAAGGCAGTGTCAGAGCCCAGCTTGTTACACCGGTAAGCAGAGCTCTGCGTCTTTCTAAACTTCCCCTCTTATTAGAGGGAAAAACGTGAAATAACTCTTTATGAGTTCAGCCCAtacctcggggggggggggtaggtatGCTCTGGGCTATAAAAGCACAATTTCCTTGCCGCCCGTCAGGAAGCGATTCCAGCCAACCTGGGCCAGCTAGATAAGTCAGCGGGCGTGTACCGGCACGTCTCACCATGCTCCCTGGTTCTGAAGGCGTGAGAACCTCTGCAAGTCAGGTTCCCATGATTGTATAGGATATGTTATGGCAAAGATCCGAAAAGTGATTTCATCACTAGCTAGAAGCATCATGATCAAAATGATGACAGTTGCAAAACTTTATCAAGTGTGAGCCCAGAGTATAGCACTGAGAGTGGACACAGATGCAGCGCCGCCAGCATCCCAAACCCCAGGCGGTGGATGAATGAAAAGTTCCCTCAGGATTTAAGAGAATGATTCAGATGCGTTCTACGACGATGCGTTAGTTTCAGGAGCAGTATTATTTAGCACCACTGATACTTTTAGGCAAACATGGAGAAAAACCTATATTATATTGATCAAACATCTCTAGGAGGTAGTTTATGTACTTAAGTTACCTTAGCGTTACCTGGATGAAAAACTTGGGCACTAATTGGTTTTAtgttaatatatacttttttcagTTAAATGATGTCATGTGTAAAGTTCTTGTCtgaatttttgttctttgtttggTTAGCATACAGGGACAGTAAATCACTTCTCTGGGGATCATGCCAGTGCCCTAGGGGGTGAGAGCGTCCAGGGCGCTGACCTGTGGGAAGGGAAGCCTGCGATGGACTCACAGGTGCAGTAGTGTTAGTAACTTTGGGTAAACTGACCTCTCAGGTTGCACAA
This genomic window contains:
- the ZNF750 gene encoding zinc finger protein 750; this encodes MSLLKERKPKKPHYIPRPPGKPFKYKCFQCPFTCNEKSHLFNHMKYGLCKNSITLVSEQDRVPKCPKSNSLDPKQTNQADSTAKPTSAKPVANGLPHFDAKLQQSLTKDDVKENLELHARGPHRGPGQKPALHEEAAPPSPAPEAPRGTQPVLEGIVRPSAFVPVGEHRLKGPEHAEAPELLALPNPTAKATAFHTKSAFHTPSYPWKAGSPFLPPEFPHKIPSTKGFSAISPYVHPAIPEYPPHFYTEHGLATIYSPYLLAGNSPECDAPLLPVYGAQDQRHLLPPPGPVPKHLNPPSAYDHYRFFQQYHPNLPIPYGFYRPESAFSSYGLRLPAVAGVSRDQSSHLLEEAALLYPALSPSKSSPSSTHKKHTECEKESPTPEAKDHSKDEQRDAEGTKMSPRAGSAATGSPGRPSPTNFTQTSQPCAGPCGLSDKPAPGVPGRLHPPEHGLTAFRPVKKSTECPQSQVLENTDESPKSLDATSGDAAGAGATGSASPGPEATPSGPEDSSRTAPLNLSRKPEAPPATHSPAYKDFAELQDVPLNLSVKDPCNALPPRPPFHRPLRGADPAAAAAPNPDAPRGEDGPEQAQTDPNSPDATARPPTTPPARAQEPAAVDSSDEQKQTAAVALCQLAAYSPGTVRVGDGEPTAPESTCQQDAPTVRATENQEAQCDPRPRAQKRTSPRDAGKSQQGTKKMKPSDTARVFTLRKRTRVS